One Nocardioides oleivorans DNA segment encodes these proteins:
- a CDS encoding TetR/AcrR family transcriptional regulator, with translation MEDPDAPTRRPYDASGRRAAAEQRRQKVVDAAAELFPTQGWRATTIASVAAEAGVSPELVTKTFGGKQELLMAAMRSRSFNEGLPLPQAFAAMRLDDEPDREVRLDRIVEFVLASLEPMAPFVPVMVQGADRDPRMRAVLDAARDGHLVATQDLVRLVSTGPLDPDAIDVVYLLTRAETYLTLVPQRGWTPERYTTWLRRAIDDAVRPITG, from the coding sequence GTGGAGGACCCGGACGCACCGACGCGTCGGCCGTACGACGCCAGCGGTCGGCGCGCCGCGGCCGAGCAGCGTCGTCAGAAGGTCGTCGACGCCGCCGCGGAGCTCTTCCCCACCCAGGGCTGGCGCGCCACGACGATCGCGTCGGTGGCCGCCGAGGCGGGGGTCTCGCCGGAGCTGGTGACCAAGACCTTCGGCGGCAAGCAGGAGCTGCTGATGGCGGCCATGCGGTCGCGGAGCTTCAACGAGGGGCTCCCGCTCCCGCAGGCGTTCGCCGCGATGAGGCTCGACGACGAGCCCGACCGCGAGGTGCGGCTCGACCGGATCGTCGAGTTCGTGCTCGCCTCCCTCGAGCCGATGGCGCCGTTCGTCCCCGTCATGGTCCAGGGCGCCGACCGGGACCCGCGGATGCGTGCGGTCCTCGACGCTGCGCGGGACGGTCACCTGGTCGCCACGCAGGACCTGGTGCGCCTGGTCAGCACGGGCCCGCTCGACCCGGACGCCATCGACGTGGTCTACCTGCTGACCCGCGCCGAGACCTACCTGACGCTGGTGCCGCAGCGCGGCTGGACGCCCGAGCGCTACACGACGTGGCTGAGGCGCGCGATCGACGACGCGGTCCGTCCCATCACGGGGTGA
- a CDS encoding pre-peptidase C-terminal domain-containing protein, whose protein sequence is MRRTISTAVGVAAAACLVAPAAISGAAPGEGEGLTPGQQEALDLGIQVAPKGSADATQGLAKGVVSPNPWLANIPDVADADYFTWNKRMHEAADQRAGSAKLSANRKAAASVLPPAFVHDEEEPAGSAGSNDSTTDAEPITAFGTAAAKNPRVRILGELADLAGAAPSAITTEEDQGSITLATDTGIDGSGAVTTTSVLGDGPHGSITGDGSNDFDFYKVNVAEGQSILADTEGTPTGLDTVLAVYDAEGTPLAADDDGGTGALSNLSYSPEAPGDYYVLVAGYDFFGPLPNDPFDSGSGNGLADEGDYALAISVQEVDHDFYSVRLRPGDTIGGVANGVANGLTITTPSGEQRVGGVGTDASSLYPPTSPLPGGGNTAVAYVAEEAGWYAVEVSGAVGSYDVTVEGYRPGTQGDRGRRQTVLLDFAPGRVNSATWGGTGVVNVTPFGSFVPLWGIARTDARKVENRIVNQVRANLQAEIAGTNPAVNVDVLNARGNEDLIGQENVSRIYVAGTVAETGINTIGIAQYIDPGNFGHQDEAIVLLDSLSEPAGSAYSLNSYITAASDRIKFVSQAVANVTAHEVGHTIGNYHTDNANDVHNMMDSGGANFGQNLYGVGPDGIGGTADDENIQFVVDTYSPVEGFTHEEDTENVTSWAYAGR, encoded by the coding sequence ATGCGCAGAACCATCTCCACCGCGGTCGGCGTCGCAGCCGCCGCGTGCCTCGTCGCCCCAGCAGCCATCTCCGGGGCAGCGCCCGGTGAGGGCGAGGGGCTGACCCCCGGTCAGCAGGAGGCCCTCGACCTCGGCATCCAGGTCGCGCCCAAGGGCTCGGCCGACGCCACGCAGGGCCTCGCGAAGGGCGTCGTCTCGCCCAACCCGTGGCTGGCCAACATCCCCGACGTCGCCGACGCCGACTACTTCACCTGGAACAAGCGGATGCACGAGGCCGCCGACCAGCGCGCCGGCTCCGCCAAGCTGTCCGCCAACCGGAAGGCCGCCGCGTCTGTCCTCCCGCCGGCGTTCGTCCACGACGAGGAGGAGCCGGCCGGGAGCGCGGGCTCGAACGACTCGACCACCGACGCCGAGCCGATCACCGCCTTCGGCACCGCCGCCGCGAAGAACCCGCGCGTGCGCATCCTCGGCGAGCTCGCCGACCTCGCCGGCGCGGCACCGAGCGCGATCACCACCGAGGAGGACCAGGGCTCGATCACGCTCGCCACCGACACCGGGATCGACGGCTCCGGCGCCGTCACCACGACCTCCGTGCTCGGCGACGGCCCGCACGGCAGCATCACCGGCGACGGCAGCAACGACTTCGACTTCTACAAGGTCAACGTCGCCGAGGGCCAGTCGATCCTGGCCGACACGGAGGGCACGCCCACCGGGCTCGACACCGTCCTGGCCGTGTACGACGCCGAGGGGACGCCGCTCGCCGCCGACGACGACGGCGGCACCGGCGCGCTGAGCAACCTGTCCTACAGCCCGGAGGCCCCCGGCGACTACTACGTGCTGGTCGCGGGCTACGACTTCTTCGGCCCGCTCCCCAACGATCCCTTCGACTCCGGCAGCGGCAACGGACTGGCCGACGAGGGCGACTACGCGCTCGCCATCTCGGTCCAGGAGGTCGACCACGACTTCTACTCCGTGCGGCTGCGCCCGGGCGACACCATCGGCGGCGTCGCCAACGGCGTCGCGAACGGCCTGACGATCACCACGCCCAGCGGTGAGCAGCGCGTCGGCGGCGTCGGCACGGACGCCTCCTCGCTCTACCCGCCGACGTCACCGCTGCCCGGCGGCGGCAACACGGCGGTGGCCTACGTCGCCGAGGAGGCGGGCTGGTACGCCGTCGAGGTGTCCGGCGCCGTCGGCTCCTACGACGTGACCGTCGAGGGCTACCGGCCCGGCACCCAGGGTGACCGGGGTCGTCGCCAGACCGTGCTGCTCGACTTCGCCCCCGGGCGGGTCAACAGCGCGACGTGGGGTGGCACGGGCGTGGTGAACGTGACCCCGTTCGGCTCCTTCGTCCCGCTGTGGGGCATTGCCCGCACCGACGCCCGCAAGGTCGAGAACCGGATCGTCAACCAGGTCCGGGCGAACCTCCAGGCGGAGATCGCCGGCACCAACCCCGCGGTCAACGTCGACGTGCTTAACGCGCGCGGCAACGAGGACCTCATCGGCCAGGAGAACGTCTCGCGCATCTACGTCGCGGGCACGGTCGCCGAGACCGGCATCAACACGATCGGGATCGCGCAGTACATCGACCCGGGCAACTTCGGCCACCAGGACGAGGCCATCGTGCTGCTCGACTCGCTCAGCGAGCCGGCGGGGTCGGCGTACTCGCTCAACTCCTACATCACCGCGGCCAGCGACAGGATCAAGTTCGTCTCGCAGGCAGTGGCCAACGTGACCGCCCACGAGGTCGGCCACACGATCGGCAACTACCACACCGACAACGCCAACGACGTCCACAACATGATGGACTCCGGCGGCGCGAACTTCGGGCAGAACCTCTACGGAGTCGGCCCGGACGGCATCGGTGGCACGGCGGACGACGAGAACATCCAGTTCGTCGTCGACACCTACTCCCCGGTCGAGGGCTTCACCCACGAGGAGGACACCGAGAACGTCACCTCCTGGGCCTACGCCGGTCGCTGA
- the guaB gene encoding IMP dehydrogenase, whose translation MEIPEKFAALGLTYDDVLLLPGESDLAPSDIDTTTRLTREISIRVPLISAAMDTVTESRMAIAMAREGGIGVLHRNLSIEDQARQVDLVKRTQTGIISNPVTIGPDATLEELDRLCGEYRVSGLPVVDVDNHLLGIITNRDLRFTPVAEWATTKVTEVMTAEGLITGAEGISREEATSLLRAHKRERLPLIDDEGRLAGLITVKDFVKGEQFPHASYDADGRLLVGAAIGYFGDAWERATTLVEAGVDVLVADTAHGHVHLLLDMVKRLKTDPATKHVQVIGGNVATREGAQAFVDAGADAVKVGVGPGSICTTRVVTGVGVPQVTAVYEASLATRPAGVPLIADGGMKHSGEIAKALVAGADAVMVGSMLAGCEESPGDVVFVNGKQFKSYRGMGSLGAMSSRGKKSYSKDRYFQAEVASDDKIVPEGIEGQVAYRGPLSAVAHQLVGGLNQSMFYVGARTIPELQDKGRFVRITSASLKESHPHGVQMTVEAPNYSGS comes from the coding sequence GTGGAGATCCCTGAGAAGTTCGCGGCCCTGGGCCTCACCTACGACGACGTGCTGCTGCTGCCGGGCGAGTCCGACCTCGCCCCCAGCGACATCGACACCACGACGCGCCTGACCCGCGAGATCTCGATCCGCGTGCCCCTGATCAGCGCCGCGATGGACACCGTCACCGAGTCGCGGATGGCGATCGCGATGGCCCGCGAGGGCGGCATCGGCGTGCTGCACCGCAACCTCTCCATCGAGGACCAGGCCCGTCAGGTCGACCTCGTGAAGCGCACCCAGACCGGGATCATCTCCAACCCCGTCACCATCGGCCCCGACGCGACGCTGGAGGAGCTCGACCGCCTCTGCGGCGAGTACCGCGTCTCCGGCCTGCCGGTCGTCGACGTCGACAACCACCTGCTCGGGATCATCACCAACCGCGACCTGCGCTTCACCCCGGTCGCGGAGTGGGCGACCACCAAGGTCACCGAGGTGATGACCGCCGAGGGCCTGATCACCGGCGCCGAGGGCATCTCCCGCGAGGAGGCCACCTCCCTGCTGCGCGCCCACAAGCGCGAGCGGCTCCCGCTCATCGACGACGAGGGCCGGCTGGCAGGCCTGATCACGGTCAAGGACTTCGTCAAGGGCGAGCAGTTCCCCCACGCGTCGTACGACGCCGACGGCCGGCTGCTGGTCGGGGCGGCCATCGGCTACTTCGGCGACGCCTGGGAGCGGGCCACGACCCTGGTCGAGGCCGGTGTCGACGTGCTGGTGGCCGACACCGCGCACGGCCACGTCCACCTGCTGCTCGACATGGTCAAGCGGCTCAAGACCGACCCGGCGACCAAGCACGTCCAGGTCATCGGCGGCAACGTCGCGACCCGCGAGGGTGCCCAGGCGTTCGTCGACGCCGGCGCCGACGCGGTCAAGGTCGGCGTCGGGCCGGGCTCGATCTGCACCACCCGGGTCGTCACCGGCGTCGGTGTCCCGCAGGTCACGGCCGTCTACGAGGCCTCCCTGGCCACCCGGCCGGCCGGCGTCCCGCTGATCGCCGACGGCGGCATGAAGCACTCCGGCGAGATCGCCAAGGCACTCGTCGCCGGCGCCGACGCGGTGATGGTCGGCTCGATGCTCGCCGGGTGCGAGGAGTCGCCGGGCGACGTCGTCTTCGTCAACGGCAAGCAGTTCAAGTCCTACCGCGGGATGGGCTCGCTGGGCGCGATGAGCAGCCGCGGCAAGAAGTCGTACTCCAAGGACCGCTACTTCCAGGCCGAGGTCGCCAGCGACGACAAGATCGTGCCGGAGGGGATCGAGGGCCAGGTGGCCTACCGCGGCCCGCTGTCGGCCGTCGCCCACCAGCTCGTCGGTGGCCTCAACCAGTCGATGTTCTACGTCGGTGCGCGCACCATCCCCGAGCTCCAGGACAAGGGCCGGTTCGTCCGGATCACCTCGGCCTCGCTCAAGGAGAGCCACCCCCACGGCGTGCAGATGACGGTGGAGGCGCCCAACTACTCGGGCAGCTGA
- a CDS encoding SigE family RNA polymerase sigma factor, whose translation MRDEAAFVEFAQSSRDRLRRTAYLLCGDWDQASDFVQEGLVRVYVRWPRLVRNGGEHAYARKAVVSAFLDHARRRSSTERPQEADPTLASDEDVATAVTDRAALLAALADLAPRQRACVVLRYFEDLSVEQTAALLGCTEGTVKSQTSRALFSLRSVFEDSSTDEPSRGAVSW comes from the coding sequence GTGCGTGACGAGGCGGCCTTCGTGGAGTTCGCCCAGTCGTCCCGCGACCGGCTGCGCCGCACGGCGTACCTGCTGTGCGGCGACTGGGACCAGGCGTCCGACTTCGTCCAGGAGGGCCTGGTCCGGGTGTACGTCCGGTGGCCGCGGCTGGTGCGCAACGGTGGCGAGCACGCCTATGCGCGCAAGGCGGTGGTCAGCGCCTTCCTCGACCACGCACGCCGGCGCTCGAGCACCGAGCGCCCGCAGGAGGCGGACCCCACGCTCGCCTCCGACGAGGACGTGGCGACGGCGGTGACCGACCGGGCGGCGCTCCTGGCGGCGCTCGCCGACCTGGCACCGCGCCAGCGCGCCTGCGTCGTGCTGCGCTACTTCGAGGACCTGTCGGTCGAGCAGACCGCAGCCCTCCTCGGGTGCACCGAGGGCACGGTCAAGAGCCAGACCTCGCGCGCCCTGTTCTCGCTCCGGTCCGTGTTCGAGGACTCGTCGACCGACGAGCCGTCCCGAGGAGCTGTCTCATGGTGA